One genomic region from Leptolyngbyaceae cyanobacterium JSC-12 encodes:
- a CDS encoding hypothetical protein (IMG reference gene:2510095441) yields MTFHTSANVDKTMTTEQFTQVVEAILAGKYSWACLLILRFAGYNPLHYIPYRTYNRLMKENNSVHYTKTKLEPSSSVNHHSHSHSEVSSHAIRDLSYLEPIKKSTYQIRGGNFNIWLSDLELN; encoded by the coding sequence ATGACCTTCCATACAAGTGCCAATGTGGATAAAACAATGACCACAGAACAATTTACTCAAGTGGTAGAAGCTATTTTAGCCGGAAAATATTCCTGGGCGTGTTTATTAATTCTAAGGTTTGCAGGATATAATCCACTTCACTATATCCCTTATAGAACATATAACCGATTAATGAAAGAAAATAATTCTGTTCATTATACCAAAACGAAGTTGGAACCATCTAGTTCAGTGAATCATCATTCTCACAGCCATTCTGAAGTGTCTTCCCATGCAATTCGTGACTTAAGTTATTTAGAACCAATCAAGAAATCTACTTATCAGATTCGAGGTGGAAACTTCAATATTTGGCTATCTGATTTAGAGTTGAATTAG
- a CDS encoding DNA gyrase subunit B (IMG reference gene:2510095434~PFAM: Toprim domain; Histidine kinase-, DNA gyrase B-, and HSP90-like ATPase; DNA gyrase B; DNA gyrase B subunit, carboxyl terminus~TIGRFAM: DNA gyrase, B subunit), which produces MTNNYGAEQIQVLEGIEHVRKRPGMYIGSTGPRGLHHLVYEVVDNSVDEALAGYCKNIDVTLNDNGSVTVVDDGRGIPTGIHSRTGKSALETVLTKLGAGGKFGEGGGYKVSGGLHGVGISVVNALSEWVEVTVWRDGKIHTQRFERGIPKGDMQVESGAGDRTGTSVTFLPDSTIFTGGIVFDYATLAGRLRELAFLNGGVRITFTDNRRDSPESGEPRTETYFYEGGIREYVTYMNREKQPLHEEIIYIQGERNNVQVEVALQWSADAYTDNLLGFANNIRTIDGGTHLEGLKTVLTRTLNSLARKRNKLKDDDKLAGENIREGLTGVISVKVPDPEFEGQTKTKLGNTEVRGIVDSLVGEVLTEYLEFRPSVADAIIEKALEAFRAAEAARKARELVRRKSVLESSTLPGKLADCSSRDPAESEIFIVEGDSAGGSAKQGRDRRFQAILPLRGKILNIEKTDDAKIYKNTEIQALITALGLGIKGEEFEPSQLRYHRIVIMTDADVDGAHIRTLLLTFFYRYQRAMVDQGFVYIACPPLYKIERGRNHYYCYSDRERDQITSSFPENAKYEIQRFKGLGEMMPQQLWDTTMNPETRTLKRVEIEDAAEADRTFTVLMGDRVAPRREFIETHGSKLNLTDLDI; this is translated from the coding sequence ATGACGAATAACTACGGTGCCGAACAGATTCAAGTCCTGGAAGGGATTGAGCACGTCCGAAAACGTCCAGGAATGTATATCGGCAGCACCGGACCGAGAGGGCTTCACCATCTAGTGTACGAGGTGGTTGACAACTCGGTTGATGAGGCGCTGGCGGGTTACTGCAAAAATATTGACGTGACCCTCAATGATAACGGTTCAGTCACGGTTGTTGATGATGGGCGCGGCATTCCGACAGGTATACACTCTCGTACTGGGAAATCGGCTCTGGAAACTGTGCTTACTAAGCTAGGAGCGGGCGGTAAGTTTGGTGAGGGTGGTGGTTACAAAGTTTCTGGTGGGCTACATGGGGTTGGGATTTCGGTTGTTAATGCTCTGTCAGAATGGGTCGAAGTTACTGTTTGGCGCGATGGCAAGATCCATACCCAACGGTTTGAGCGAGGCATTCCCAAAGGCGATATGCAGGTTGAGTCTGGAGCTGGCGATCGTACTGGAACATCGGTCACCTTTTTGCCAGATTCCACTATCTTCACAGGCGGCATTGTATTCGACTATGCAACTTTAGCAGGACGCTTGCGGGAATTGGCCTTCCTCAATGGAGGGGTGAGAATTACCTTTACAGATAATCGTCGGGACTCGCCTGAAAGCGGTGAGCCGCGCACTGAAACCTACTTTTACGAAGGGGGCATTCGAGAATATGTCACCTACATGAACCGAGAAAAGCAACCCCTCCATGAAGAAATCATCTACATCCAGGGTGAACGCAATAATGTTCAAGTCGAGGTAGCCCTCCAATGGTCAGCCGATGCCTATACGGATAACCTCCTGGGATTTGCCAACAATATCCGCACTATTGATGGCGGTACCCACCTGGAAGGACTCAAAACCGTTTTAACCCGCACGTTGAACTCTCTAGCTCGGAAACGCAACAAGTTGAAGGATGACGATAAGTTAGCGGGTGAAAACATTCGGGAAGGGCTAACGGGCGTTATTTCAGTGAAGGTTCCTGACCCAGAATTTGAAGGGCAAACGAAAACAAAATTGGGTAACACGGAAGTTCGTGGCATCGTGGATTCCCTCGTAGGAGAAGTGCTGACGGAATATCTAGAGTTTCGTCCCAGCGTTGCTGATGCCATTATTGAAAAAGCGCTGGAAGCGTTTCGGGCGGCGGAAGCAGCTCGCAAAGCGCGGGAACTGGTGCGGCGTAAGTCTGTTTTAGAGTCTTCTACCTTACCAGGGAAATTGGCAGATTGCAGTTCACGCGATCCGGCGGAGTCGGAGATTTTTATCGTAGAAGGGGACTCAGCCGGAGGCAGTGCCAAGCAGGGGCGCGATCGCCGTTTTCAGGCAATCCTACCGTTGCGGGGTAAAATCCTCAATATTGAGAAAACTGACGATGCCAAGATCTACAAAAACACCGAAATTCAGGCATTGATCACGGCGCTAGGGTTGGGAATTAAGGGTGAAGAGTTTGAACCCTCCCAATTACGATATCACCGAATTGTGATTATGACGGATGCAGATGTTGATGGTGCCCATATTCGGACACTACTGCTCACCTTCTTCTACCGCTATCAACGGGCAATGGTTGATCAGGGTTTTGTCTACATTGCCTGTCCGCCGCTTTACAAAATTGAGCGGGGACGCAACCACTATTATTGCTATAGCGATCGCGAACGAGACCAAATTACATCCAGCTTTCCAGAAAACGCTAAGTACGAGATTCAACGTTTCAAGGGTTTAGGGGAAATGATGCCTCAACAGCTTTGGGACACCACCATGAACCCTGAAACGCGCACGCTGAAGCGAGTGGAAATAGAGGATGCTGCAGAAGCTGATCGCACCTTTACAGTGTTGATGGGAGATCGGGTTGCGCCTCGTCGTGAATTCATCGAAACCCACGGCTCCAAGTTGAACTTGACTGACTTAGATATCTAA
- a CDS encoding parvulin-like peptidyl-prolyl isomerase (IMG reference gene:2510095438~PFAM: PPIC-type PPIASE domain) has translation MAESINPDLDTSRKIDFFRVSITSGEIVDDLKQEIELRAVCQRILEKKIVQYAAQERAITVSSIDLQEEADRMRREMHLERASDTLTWLSQQLLTPEDWEAGIRDRLLRLKLQEALFSQEVDKFFAQHRLDFEQVILYRIIIPYAQLAYEIYYQIEEAEISFYEAAHLYDLDAKQRYQCGYVGAVHRWNLHPDLASRVFSASPGEVISPIQIENQYYLLKVEEFIPAQLTTENRQMILSNLFADWLEAEVNYLLHQTESLES, from the coding sequence ATGGCTGAGTCTATCAACCCTGATCTTGATACTTCCAGGAAAATTGATTTCTTTAGGGTATCAATTACTTCTGGTGAAATAGTTGATGATTTAAAACAAGAAATTGAACTAAGAGCAGTCTGTCAGCGAATTTTAGAAAAGAAAATTGTTCAGTATGCAGCTCAAGAACGAGCGATTACTGTGTCATCTATAGATCTTCAGGAAGAAGCTGATCGCATGCGGCGAGAAATGCACCTGGAGCGTGCATCCGATACTTTAACCTGGTTATCACAACAGTTGCTCACTCCAGAGGATTGGGAGGCTGGGATTCGCGATCGCTTGCTACGGCTCAAGCTCCAAGAGGCATTATTTTCTCAAGAAGTAGACAAATTCTTTGCTCAACATCGGCTTGATTTTGAGCAAGTTATTTTGTATCGCATCATCATTCCTTATGCCCAATTAGCCTACGAAATCTACTACCAAATTGAGGAAGCAGAGATCAGTTTTTATGAAGCGGCGCATCTCTATGATTTAGATGCCAAGCAACGATATCAGTGTGGTTATGTGGGGGCTGTACATCGCTGGAATCTACATCCTGATCTGGCATCCCGTGTTTTCTCAGCATCTCCTGGTGAAGTGATCAGCCCTATTCAAATCGAAAACCAGTATTATTTATTGAAAGTGGAAGAGTTTATTCCGGCACAATTAACGACAGAAAATCGCCAAATGATTCTCTCAAATCTATTTGCTGATTGGTTGGAAGCAGAGGTTAACTATCTATTGCATCAAACCGAATCATTGGAATCATGA
- a CDS encoding AMP-forming long-chain acyl-CoA synthetase (IMG reference gene:2510095432~PFAM: AMP-binding enzyme) has protein sequence MSRVSAYTMTEVDRQKLSQAVDYDVQSIPEIWAIAAQRFNQATALHAPHLKPPVKLTFAQLYEQIQQCASGLQALGIQPGDRICLFADNSPRWLIADQGMMMAGAVNAVRSSQADKDELHFLLENSGSIALVVEDVATFSKLRDRLSDLPLNFVALLTDETPPENTGIKILNFIQLMNLGANHSLQPVNRSRQDLATLIYTSGTTGKPKGAMLSHGNLLHQVETLGAVVQPKLGDRVLSILPTWHAYERSAEYFLLSQGCTQIYTSIRTVKKDLKDFKPQYMVSVPRIWESVYEGVQKQFREQPEKKQKLIHFFLNISHRYIHARRVWNNLELLNREPSLPVRLLALAQIVILAPLHALGEKIVYSKVREAATGGQFRQAISGGGSLARHIDDFFEIMGIEVLVGYGLTETSPVTNARRPWRNLRGSAGQPIPGTEIRIVDPESRKPLPVGERGLVLIRGPQIMQGYYNNPEATRKAIDPEGWFDSGDLGWVTKENDLVLTGRAKDTIVLTNGENIEPQPIEDACLRSAYIDQIMLVGQDQKSLGALIVPNLDALEKWAIAQGFILELPGVGSSTTTDPSASSLPPLSLDSKPIQDLIRKELNREVQNRPGYRPDDRIGPFRLILEPFSIENGLLTQTLKIRRNVVMDRYQGMINEMFV, from the coding sequence ATGAGCCGCGTCAGTGCCTACACCATGACTGAAGTCGATCGTCAGAAGTTGAGCCAGGCGGTTGACTATGATGTGCAGTCTATTCCAGAAATTTGGGCAATTGCAGCCCAGCGCTTTAACCAGGCTACTGCACTCCATGCGCCCCACTTGAAACCACCCGTCAAGCTCACATTCGCTCAGCTTTACGAGCAGATTCAGCAATGTGCCTCCGGGCTTCAAGCTTTGGGGATTCAACCAGGCGATCGCATTTGTTTATTTGCGGATAACAGTCCCCGCTGGCTGATCGCTGACCAGGGCATGATGATGGCGGGTGCAGTCAACGCTGTTCGTAGTTCCCAGGCAGACAAAGACGAGTTGCATTTTTTGCTAGAAAACAGCGGCTCTATCGCGCTGGTTGTTGAAGATGTAGCAACATTCAGCAAGCTCCGCGATCGCCTTAGTGACCTTCCCCTCAACTTTGTGGCTCTGCTGACCGATGAAACACCCCCAGAAAACACTGGAATTAAAATCTTGAACTTTATTCAGTTGATGAATCTGGGCGCGAATCATTCTCTGCAACCCGTTAACCGGAGCAGGCAGGATCTAGCCACCCTGATCTACACCTCTGGTACCACAGGTAAGCCGAAAGGTGCTATGTTGAGCCACGGGAATCTACTGCACCAGGTTGAAACCTTGGGAGCAGTTGTGCAACCAAAACTAGGCGATCGCGTCCTCAGTATCCTCCCCACCTGGCACGCCTACGAGCGTAGTGCTGAGTATTTTTTACTATCCCAAGGTTGCACCCAAATTTATACCAGCATCCGTACCGTCAAAAAAGACCTGAAAGATTTCAAACCCCAGTACATGGTTAGCGTACCGCGCATTTGGGAATCAGTGTACGAAGGTGTGCAAAAGCAGTTTCGAGAACAACCAGAGAAAAAGCAAAAACTAATTCATTTCTTCCTGAATATCAGTCACCGCTACATTCATGCCCGTCGTGTTTGGAACAATCTGGAGCTTTTAAATCGGGAACCCTCCCTGCCTGTGCGCCTACTGGCACTGGCACAGATAGTGATCCTGGCTCCGCTCCACGCTTTAGGTGAAAAGATTGTTTATAGCAAAGTCCGAGAAGCCGCAACAGGCGGACAGTTCCGCCAGGCAATTAGCGGTGGCGGCTCCCTTGCCCGTCATATTGATGACTTTTTTGAAATCATGGGCATTGAAGTCTTAGTCGGGTATGGTTTAACTGAAACTTCACCAGTTACGAATGCTCGCCGTCCCTGGCGTAATCTGCGCGGCTCGGCTGGGCAACCTATCCCTGGAACTGAAATTCGGATTGTCGATCCAGAAAGTCGCAAACCTTTACCGGTAGGAGAGCGCGGATTAGTCCTAATTCGTGGTCCTCAAATTATGCAGGGCTACTATAACAACCCCGAAGCCACCCGAAAAGCAATCGACCCAGAAGGCTGGTTTGATAGCGGTGATCTGGGCTGGGTCACAAAAGAAAATGACCTGGTGCTTACCGGACGCGCCAAAGACACGATCGTGCTCACGAATGGTGAAAATATTGAGCCTCAGCCGATTGAAGATGCCTGTCTCCGAAGTGCCTACATTGATCAGATCATGCTAGTTGGGCAAGACCAAAAATCCCTGGGAGCACTCATTGTTCCCAATTTGGATGCGCTAGAAAAATGGGCGATCGCTCAAGGTTTCATCCTGGAGTTGCCCGGGGTGGGGTCTTCCACTACGACAGACCCCTCCGCTTCCTCCCTCCCTCCTCTCTCCCTTGATAGCAAACCCATTCAAGACTTAATCCGAAAAGAACTCAACCGCGAAGTGCAAAATCGTCCTGGTTATCGTCCTGATGACCGCATTGGACCTTTCCGCCTGATCCTAGAACCTTTCTCTATCGAAAATGGTTTGCTAACTCAAACCCTAAAAATTCGTCGAAACGTTGTGATGGATCGCTACCAGGGTATGATTAACGAGATGTTTGTTTGA
- a CDS encoding tRNA isopentenyltransferase MiaA (IMG reference gene:2510095435~PFAM: IPP transferase~TIGRFAM: tRNA dimethylallyltransferase), which translates to MTVSMSPIGFNISKNNTPILGLIVICGPTAMGKSSLAIALAKRLNSVILSADSRQVYREFNIGTAKPTLAEQKEVPHYLIDICDPTETLTLAEYQEQAQALIGKNWEAEARSQQSGGSNRGIGYQISGMDLLQPPHSLSSMPHSLSPTPYPLLVGGTGLYIRAITKGLKIPRVPPQPMLRSQLQTLGQTHCYALLQQVDPQSASKIHAHDQVRTLRSLEVFYTTGRPMSEQVGEHPPTYPILQIGLDCEDTTQRAQRIAQRTQHMVANGFVEEVDHLCKTYGQDLPLLNTLGYAEFKHYLLGKCSRAEAIEQTILHTRQFAKRQRTWFRAYPEIEWFDPESPNFLEKVWQRVNRFIQNQ; encoded by the coding sequence ATGACGGTTTCAATGTCTCCTATTGGTTTCAATATATCAAAAAATAATACACCCATACTAGGATTAATTGTCATTTGTGGTCCTACTGCGATGGGGAAATCGAGTTTAGCGATCGCCCTAGCGAAACGGCTAAATTCTGTCATTCTTAGCGCTGATTCGCGCCAAGTGTATCGAGAATTTAACATTGGCACAGCAAAACCTACCCTTGCCGAACAGAAAGAAGTTCCTCACTACCTGATTGATATTTGTGACCCCACGGAAACCTTGACTCTAGCAGAGTATCAAGAACAGGCACAGGCATTGATTGGGAAGAATTGGGAAGCAGAAGCCAGAAGCCAACAGTCAGGAGGGAGCAATCGGGGGATTGGGTATCAGATATCAGGTATGGATTTGCTTCAACCTCCTCATTCTCTATCTTCTATGCCCCATTCCCTATCCCCTACCCCCTATCCCCTGCTCGTCGGCGGTACTGGATTGTATATTCGTGCTATCACCAAAGGGTTGAAAATTCCGCGAGTGCCTCCTCAGCCAATGTTGCGATCGCAATTGCAGACATTGGGGCAGACGCACTGCTATGCTCTATTGCAACAAGTGGACCCACAATCTGCCAGCAAAATTCATGCCCATGACCAGGTGAGAACACTGCGATCTCTGGAAGTGTTTTATACCACGGGTCGCCCCATGTCTGAGCAAGTGGGTGAACACCCTCCTACCTATCCCATCTTGCAAATTGGGTTGGATTGCGAAGATACAACCCAGAGAGCGCAACGAATTGCCCAAAGAACTCAACACATGGTAGCAAATGGATTTGTGGAAGAAGTCGATCATCTCTGCAAAACATACGGGCAAGACTTGCCACTGCTCAATACATTAGGTTATGCAGAATTCAAACACTATCTGTTGGGTAAGTGTTCTCGAGCAGAAGCTATAGAGCAAACGATTTTACACACACGTCAATTTGCCAAACGACAGCGTACCTGGTTTCGAGCTTACCCAGAAATTGAATGGTTTGATCCAGAGTCACCCAATTTCTTGGAGAAGGTTTGGCAACGGGTCAACCGTTTCATACAGAACCAGTAG
- a CDS encoding hypothetical protein (IMG reference gene:2510095440), whose amino-acid sequence MVISDLQYIESADKNIQGGIAFSDAWANAYASGRHFAATRTQTFANAVSYRYYSYASASSSSSAVAY is encoded by the coding sequence ATGGTTATCTCTGATCTGCAATACATCGAATCTGCTGACAAAAACATTCAGGGCGGCATCGCTTTTTCAGATGCTTGGGCAAATGCCTACGCATCTGGGAGGCACTTTGCAGCTACCCGCACACAGACTTTTGCTAATGCTGTTTCATATAGGTATTACTCTTATGCCTCTGCCTCTTCTTCCTCTAGTGCAGTAGCATATTAA
- a CDS encoding hypothetical protein (IMG reference gene:2510095439): MNQLKIDELSFCEDVILHSNSLVGGDLFYSTGYDAKSAWDYLSGYLTYYSVGKIGYTYFLGGSINGATAGAIAAGVSVGGVPVATFATSTIVAVG, translated from the coding sequence ATGAATCAGTTAAAGATTGATGAGTTGAGTTTTTGTGAAGATGTAATCCTCCATTCCAATTCTTTAGTTGGTGGAGATCTCTTTTACTCAACAGGCTATGATGCCAAATCAGCTTGGGATTATCTTTCAGGCTATCTGACTTACTATAGCGTCGGGAAAATTGGGTATACCTACTTTCTGGGAGGCTCTATTAATGGGGCAACGGCTGGCGCGATCGCAGCTGGTGTTTCAGTAGGCGGTGTGCCGGTTGCAACTTTTGCTACAAGCACAATCGTTGCTGTTGGATAA
- a CDS encoding hypothetical protein (IMG reference gene:2510095433~PFAM: Domain of unknown function (DUF427)): MPRAIWNGAVLAESNNCEVVEGNQYFPPDSINQNYFQKSSTHTVCSWKGTASYYDIVVDGQVNKDAAWYYPEPKDAAKNIKGYIAFWRGVKVEI; this comes from the coding sequence ATGCCTAGAGCAATTTGGAATGGTGCCGTTTTAGCTGAGAGCAACAACTGTGAAGTCGTTGAGGGAAATCAGTATTTTCCCCCAGATTCCATCAATCAAAATTACTTTCAAAAAAGCAGCACACATACTGTCTGCAGTTGGAAAGGAACTGCCAGCTATTACGATATCGTAGTCGATGGTCAAGTGAACAAGGATGCTGCTTGGTACTATCCTGAACCGAAAGATGCAGCAAAAAATATCAAAGGTTACATAGCTTTTTGGCGAGGAGTCAAAGTCGAGATTTAA
- a CDS encoding PEP-CTERM putative exosortase interaction domain-containing protein (IMG reference gene:2510095436~TIGRFAM: PEP-CTERM protein sorting domain), with amino-acid sequence MKKLGFAGNLGAAFATVLASSSVVVSSAEAATFAFSKTSVSFANFNQFPQSQDTFSVANTNTVATLGQVTATSDANAVFSAQTLEAGNFTFSQVAGDGLFYSGEAVSEARVVGNFFIPTTANHQVFTFDFTASLNLETTIDKPGIESANALAGIAFFIYAGSNPDTLSLVDFFTIAGQLDTNGDGDFLESDNTSSVIFRNKALSSLFGGLQETATATFKGSYQRAFNAGTYISLVETKASAANVQAVPEPSTLLAVLVSGAIGAVLKRWR; translated from the coding sequence ATGAAAAAATTAGGTTTCGCAGGCAATTTGGGCGCCGCGTTTGCAACCGTTCTAGCAAGTTCTAGTGTCGTCGTCTCAAGCGCTGAAGCTGCAACATTTGCATTCTCTAAAACAAGTGTAAGTTTTGCCAACTTCAATCAATTTCCTCAATCGCAAGATACTTTTAGCGTTGCTAATACCAACACCGTTGCTACGCTTGGGCAAGTTACTGCAACTAGCGATGCAAATGCTGTATTTTCTGCCCAGACGCTAGAAGCAGGAAATTTCACCTTCAGCCAAGTTGCTGGTGATGGCTTATTCTACAGCGGAGAGGCGGTTAGCGAGGCTCGTGTTGTCGGCAACTTTTTTATTCCCACGACTGCCAATCATCAAGTATTCACATTTGACTTTACAGCCAGCTTAAATCTGGAGACAACCATTGACAAACCAGGCATTGAATCCGCAAATGCGCTGGCAGGGATTGCATTCTTCATCTATGCAGGTTCCAACCCCGACACTCTGTCTCTAGTAGACTTTTTCACGATTGCAGGACAGCTTGACACAAACGGGGACGGTGACTTTCTGGAATCAGACAATACCTCCAGTGTGATTTTTAGGAACAAAGCCTTATCATCCCTGTTCGGCGGTTTACAAGAAACGGCGACTGCTACATTCAAAGGCTCTTATCAACGTGCATTTAATGCTGGTACTTACATTAGCCTCGTGGAAACTAAAGCAAGTGCTGCAAATGTTCAAGCAGTACCAGAACCGTCAACTTTACTAGCAGTATTAGTATCGGGTGCTATTGGGGCAGTGCTCAAACGTTGGCGTTGA
- a CDS encoding hypothetical protein (IMG reference gene:2510095437): MVWHRVWVQQSQSADGTAIAQSISEIIINSTQPTEVRRSVYTHISSGSDRHSTSSAASSRSTVQVIQRKPPSPYA, translated from the coding sequence ATGGTTTGGCATCGAGTTTGGGTTCAACAAAGCCAATCTGCTGATGGAACAGCGATCGCCCAATCCATCAGTGAAATTATTATTAACAGTACACAGCCGACCGAAGTGCGCCGCTCAGTTTATACCCATATAAGTTCTGGAAGCGATCGTCACTCCACCAGCAGTGCTGCTAGCAGCCGTTCCACGGTACAGGTGATTCAGCGAAAGCCCCCGTCACCTTATGCCTGA
- a CDS encoding multidrug resistance efflux pump (IMG reference gene:2510095442~TIGRFAM: type I secretion membrane fusion protein, HlyD family), producing the protein MQLRKVEKNSSRLSTSVSSSPYHWNQSLQTVLDQPPATFPKQVILGSLLFACAFGSWSWFGKIQEVSYAKGRLIPQGDVYKIQAIVEGKVSKIRVEEGQEVTKQQVLAELDTQIEQKTIERLQKNIEMHERELQQINQLIEKNQLEALNRQQISQAEIDTQQIAVDEAANTLENHQKLLAHVESNISVYNARLERLKPLAQEGAIAIEQLFAAEQELRDHQRSVIERQGNIEASKTNLEKLQTLLAQKQVEKQKSQLEAQQKLQELELKATEIKGKTNELTATLKEAQAHKKQRLFMSPVDGVVSALHIRNVGEVTRLGQTILEIAPLQTPLVLSAILPSSEAGFVKIGMPVQMKFDAFPYQDFGIVPGKVISISPDTKADEKAGHVYTVKISLNRNYIINEQQKIPLKAGQIANVEIITRQRRIADILLEPIQKLWQDNLTL; encoded by the coding sequence ATGCAATTACGAAAGGTTGAGAAAAACTCTTCAAGACTATCAACTTCAGTTTCTTCATCCCCCTATCATTGGAACCAATCGCTTCAAACTGTTCTTGATCAACCACCTGCCACATTTCCAAAACAGGTTATTTTAGGATCTTTGCTATTTGCCTGTGCGTTTGGGAGCTGGTCATGGTTTGGAAAGATTCAAGAAGTTAGCTATGCTAAAGGGCGGTTAATTCCGCAAGGAGATGTTTATAAAATTCAAGCTATTGTTGAAGGAAAAGTTTCCAAAATTCGAGTAGAAGAGGGACAAGAGGTCACCAAGCAGCAGGTACTTGCCGAGTTAGACACGCAGATTGAGCAAAAAACAATTGAACGGTTACAGAAAAATATTGAGATGCATGAACGAGAGCTTCAGCAGATCAATCAACTAATTGAAAAAAATCAATTAGAAGCACTCAATCGTCAGCAAATTTCACAAGCAGAGATTGACACTCAACAAATTGCAGTTGATGAAGCCGCTAATACACTTGAAAATCATCAAAAGTTACTAGCTCATGTAGAATCAAATATTTCTGTATATAATGCTCGTTTGGAGCGCTTGAAACCATTGGCACAAGAAGGCGCGATCGCAATTGAGCAATTATTTGCCGCAGAACAAGAATTACGCGATCATCAGCGCTCAGTCATTGAAAGACAGGGAAATATTGAAGCCAGTAAAACAAATCTGGAAAAATTACAAACCCTTTTAGCCCAAAAGCAGGTAGAGAAACAAAAAAGTCAGCTTGAAGCTCAACAAAAGCTGCAGGAACTCGAACTCAAAGCAACAGAAATTAAAGGCAAAACTAATGAGCTAACCGCAACATTAAAAGAAGCTCAAGCTCATAAAAAACAGCGGCTTTTTATGTCTCCAGTTGATGGAGTTGTTTCAGCACTTCACATTCGTAATGTTGGTGAAGTTACCCGTCTAGGGCAAACAATTCTTGAAATTGCACCACTTCAAACCCCTTTAGTACTATCTGCTATTCTTCCAAGCTCAGAAGCAGGCTTTGTCAAAATAGGCATGCCAGTTCAAATGAAATTTGATGCTTTTCCTTATCAAGACTTTGGTATAGTTCCTGGCAAAGTAATCTCAATTTCTCCAGATACTAAAGCAGATGAAAAGGCCGGTCATGTTTATACGGTCAAAATATCACTGAATCGCAACTATATTATTAACGAACAGCAGAAAATTCCACTTAAAGCTGGACAAATTGCTAATGTTGAAATCATCACTCGCCAGCGTCGCATTGCCGATATTTTGTTAGAGCCGATTCAAAAACTCTGGCAAGATAACCTGACACTTTGA